The Engystomops pustulosus chromosome 4, aEngPut4.maternal, whole genome shotgun sequence genome contains a region encoding:
- the TIA1 gene encoding cytotoxic granule associated RNA binding protein TIA1 isoform X1 has product MEDEMPRTLYVGNLSRDVTEALILQVFSQIGPCKSCKMIMDTAGNDPYCFVEFFEHRHAAASLAAMNGRKIMGKEVKVNWATTPSSQKKDANSSSVVSTLRSQDHFHVFVGDLSPEITTDDIKAAFGPFGRISDARVVKDMTTGKSKGYGFVSFFNKWDAENAIAQMGGQWLGGRQIRTNWATRKPPAPKSTYESNTKQLSYEEVVNQSSPSNCTVYCGGVTSGLTEQLMRQTFSPFGQIMEVRVFPDKGYSFVRFSAHESAAHAIVSVNGTTIEGHVVKCYWGKETPDMLNTVQQQSQISFPPPYGQWGQWYGGAQQIGQYMPNGWQVPAYGVYGQAWNQQGFSQTPSSATAWMGPNYGVQPTPGQNGTLITNQTGYRMAGYQTQ; this is encoded by the exons ATGGAGGACGAGATGCCCAGGACCCT TTATGTGGGGAACCTGTCCCGGGATGTTACAGAAGCTCTGATCCTTCAAGTGTTCAGTCAGATCGGGCCGTGCAAAAGCTGCAAGATGATCATGGAT acTGCTGGCAACGACCCGTACTGTTTTGTGGAATTTTTCGAACACCGCCATGCTGCTGCATCATTAGCTGCTATGAATGGTCGCAAGATAATGGGCAAG GAAGTCAAGGTCAACTGGGCAACCACTCCAAGCAGCCAGAAAAAAGACGCCAACA GTAGTTCCGTTGTCAGCACACTGCGTTCTCAAG ATCATTTCCATGTTTTTGTTGGTGATTTGAGCCCAGAGATAACAACCGATGACATAAAAGCCGCCTTTGGACCCTTTGGGAGAATATC AGATGCACGGGTAGTAAAGGACATGACCACAGGGAAATCTAAAGGCTACGGATTTGTTTCCTTCTTCAATAAATGG GATGCAGAGAACGCCATTGCACAGATGGGAGGACAGTGGCTTGGAGGTCGACAGATCAGAACTAACTGGGCCACAAGAAAACCACCAGCTCCAAAGAGCACCTATGAAT CCAATACAAAACAGTTGTCATATGAAGAAGTGGTGAACCAGTCCAGCCCCAGCAACTgcactgtgtactgtggaggcgTTACATCCGGCCTTACAG AACAACTCATGCGTCAGACCTTCTCTCCTTTTGGCCAAATAATGGAAGTTCGTGTTTTCCCAGATAAAGGGTACTCCTTTGTACG GTTTAGCGCACATGAAAGTGCAGCTCATGCTATAGTCAGTGTGAATGGCACTACCATCGAAGGTCACGTGGTAAAGTGTTACTGGGGGAAAGAGACGCCAGACATGCTTAATACGGTGCAACAG CAAAGCCAAATTAGCTTTCCTCCTCCCTATGGACAGTGGGGGCAATGGTATGGAGGAGCCCAGCAAATAGGCCAGTATATGCCCAATGGCTGGCAGGTGCCCGCTTATGGAGTATATGGCCAAGCGTGGAATCAGCAGGGATTTAG TCAAACACCTTCATCTGCAACAGCATGGATGGGACCAAATTATGGCGTGCAACCTACCCCCGGGCAGAACGGAACCTTGATCACAAACCAAACAGGCTATCGTATGGCTGGATACCAAACACAATGA
- the TIA1 gene encoding cytotoxic granule associated RNA binding protein TIA1 isoform X2 translates to MTTGKSKGYGFVSFFNKWDAENAIAQMGGQWLGGRQIRTNWATRKPPAPKSTYESNTKQLSYEEVVNQSSPSNCTVYCGGVTSGLTEQLMRQTFSPFGQIMEVRVFPDKGYSFVRFSAHESAAHAIVSVNGTTIEGHVVKCYWGKETPDMLNTVQQQSQISFPPPYGQWGQWYGGAQQIGQYMPNGWQVPAYGVYGQAWNQQGFSQTPSSATAWMGPNYGVQPTPGQNGTLITNQTGYRMAGYQTQ, encoded by the exons ATGACCACAGGGAAATCTAAAGGCTACGGATTTGTTTCCTTCTTCAATAAATGG GATGCAGAGAACGCCATTGCACAGATGGGAGGACAGTGGCTTGGAGGTCGACAGATCAGAACTAACTGGGCCACAAGAAAACCACCAGCTCCAAAGAGCACCTATGAAT CCAATACAAAACAGTTGTCATATGAAGAAGTGGTGAACCAGTCCAGCCCCAGCAACTgcactgtgtactgtggaggcgTTACATCCGGCCTTACAG AACAACTCATGCGTCAGACCTTCTCTCCTTTTGGCCAAATAATGGAAGTTCGTGTTTTCCCAGATAAAGGGTACTCCTTTGTACG GTTTAGCGCACATGAAAGTGCAGCTCATGCTATAGTCAGTGTGAATGGCACTACCATCGAAGGTCACGTGGTAAAGTGTTACTGGGGGAAAGAGACGCCAGACATGCTTAATACGGTGCAACAG CAAAGCCAAATTAGCTTTCCTCCTCCCTATGGACAGTGGGGGCAATGGTATGGAGGAGCCCAGCAAATAGGCCAGTATATGCCCAATGGCTGGCAGGTGCCCGCTTATGGAGTATATGGCCAAGCGTGGAATCAGCAGGGATTTAG TCAAACACCTTCATCTGCAACAGCATGGATGGGACCAAATTATGGCGTGCAACCTACCCCCGGGCAGAACGGAACCTTGATCACAAACCAAACAGGCTATCGTATGGCTGGATACCAAACACAATGA
- the TIA1 gene encoding cytotoxic granule associated RNA binding protein TIA1 isoform X3, whose amino-acid sequence MEDEMPRTLYVGNLSRDVTEALILQVFSQIGPCKSCKMIMDTAGNDPYCFVEFFEHRHAAASLAAMNGRKIMGKEVKVNWATTPSSQKKDANSSSVVSTLRSQDHFHVFVGDLSPEITTDDIKAAFGPFGRISRPQTKKGVNALT is encoded by the exons ATGGAGGACGAGATGCCCAGGACCCT TTATGTGGGGAACCTGTCCCGGGATGTTACAGAAGCTCTGATCCTTCAAGTGTTCAGTCAGATCGGGCCGTGCAAAAGCTGCAAGATGATCATGGAT acTGCTGGCAACGACCCGTACTGTTTTGTGGAATTTTTCGAACACCGCCATGCTGCTGCATCATTAGCTGCTATGAATGGTCGCAAGATAATGGGCAAG GAAGTCAAGGTCAACTGGGCAACCACTCCAAGCAGCCAGAAAAAAGACGCCAACA GTAGTTCCGTTGTCAGCACACTGCGTTCTCAAG ATCATTTCCATGTTTTTGTTGGTGATTTGAGCCCAGAGATAACAACCGATGACATAAAAGCCGCCTTTGGACCCTTTGGGAGAATATC CCGGCCACAGACCAAAAAGGGGGTTAACGCATTGACCTGA